A segment of the Aureimonas sp. SA4125 genome:
ACCGGGCATTTCCGGCTCGGACGATGGGACTCCCGCCGCGGCCGCCGACGTCGCCGCCTTTGTCGGCACGGCGACGGCGGCGCAGTTTTCGCTCGAGGGCGGACGTGTGCGCTATCACGGCCCGGCGAAGTGGTCCTACCGCCGCATGGTCCTGCACCAGGCGCATCTGGCAAAGCTGGCCGGCGGCGTCGACGCCTTCATCATCGGCTCCGAGCTGCGCGGGCTGACGCGCCTGCGCGACGGCGCGGATGGGTTTCCCTTCGTCGCGGCGCTGATGGCGCTCGCCGCCGAGGTCAAGCTCGTCCTGCCCGACGCGAGACTCACCTATGCCGCCGACTGGAGCGAGTACTTCGGCTATCAGCCGGCGGATGGTTCGGGCGACGTCTACTTCAACCTCGATCCGCTCTGGGCCCACCCCGCCATCGCGATGATCGGCATCGACAACTACTTGCCGCTCGCCGACTGGCGCGACGGCGACGCGGACGGTGCGGGTCCCGACGCTTCCGCCTCGCCCTATGATGCGTCGGCGCTCGGGCGCGGCATCGCCGGCGGGGAGTATGGCGACTGGTACTATCGCTCCGACGCCGAGCGCGCGGCGCGCCTGCGCACCGCCATCACCGACGGCCTCGGCAAGCCGTGGGTCTTCAGGCCAAAGGATCTTGTCGGTTGGTGGTCGAACAGCCATGTCGAGCGGCGCGGCGGGGTCGAGGTCGGTGGCCCCACCGCCTTCGTGCCAGGCGGCAAGCCGATCTGGTTCACCGAGCTCGGCTGTCCCGCGATCGACAAGGGCGCCAACCAGCCGAACGTCTTTCTCGACCCGAAATCCTCGGAAAGCCTTCTGCCGCATTTCTCGACCGGGGCGCGCGACGACCTGATCCAACGGCGCTTTCTGGAGGCGCATCTTCGCCACTGGGATCCTGACTCCGCGGGCTTCGAGGAGGCGGCCAATCCGGTCTCGCCGGTCTATGGCGGGCGGATGGTCGATCCCGCCGCGATCCATCTCTGGACCTTCGATGCCCGGCCGTATCCGGCCTTTCCCGGCCGCACCGACGTCTGGAGCGACGGCGACAACTGGCGGCGCGGCCACTGGCTGACCGGCCGGCTCGGCCGTGCGCCCGTCGACGCGCTGATCCGCCGGCTCCTCGCCGACCACGGCTTCACCGACGTCGACGTGACGGGCGTCGATGCGCTCGTCGGCGGCTATGTCGTCGGCGGTCCCGCCTCGGCGCGCGATGCGCTCGAGGATCTCCTGCGCCTCTGCGGCATCGTCGCCATGGCAGCGGGCGGCAGTCTCGTCTTCCGCTCGCTGTCGGCGCTGCCGGCGGCAAGGCCGATCGAGGTCCTCGCCGAGGAGGAGGAGGGTCCGCTGGTTACGGTCCGGCGGATGGAGGCGAGCGAGATCCCGCAGGAAATCGTCGTCGGCTACAGCGACCCGTCGCGCGCCTACCAGTCCGCCGCCGCCGAAGCGCTGTCGGCGCTCGCCGAGGATCCGCGGCAGGAGACGGTGGAACTGCCGGTGATCCTGGAGGAGAGCGAAGCGCGAGGATTTGCCGCAGCGCTCCTGTCGGACCGGATCGGGGCCTGCGAGACGGCGCGGTTCTCGCTGTCGCCGGCGGACATCGCAGTCGATGTCGGCGACGTCGTCACTTTGCCCGCGACAGCCGGGCGCTGGCTGATCTCGCGGATCGAGACCGGCCTGACGCGCCGCGTCGAGGCGCGAAAGCTGCCGGCGCGACGGGCCGGTCGCGGCGACGAGACGGAACTGCCGTCACCCCTGCCGAAGGTGCCCGTCACGGCATCGCGGCCGCTGGTGCATTTCCTCGACCTGCCGGTGCCTCCTTCCGGACGGATCGAGGACGCGGCGCGGATCGCGATCCACGCCCGTCCCTTCGTGCCGATCGCGGTGCAGATCGCTGCGGTCGGCGGCGAGCCGGAAACGCGGCTGGTGCAGAGCGCCCCGGCAACGGTCGGCGCGCTCGTCTCCGCCCTGACGCCGGGCCCGGAAGCGCTGCTCGACCGGCGCACGGTGCTGGAGGTCGAACTCTGGCGCGGGGCGCTCGCCTCGGTCACGCCGGAGCGGCTCCTGTCCGGTGCCAACCTCGCCGCGGTGCGCTCGGCGACCGGCGAATGGGAGGTTCTGCAGTTCCAGGACGCCGAGGAGATCGCCCCGATGCGCTTTCGCCTCTCCACGTTTTTGAGGGCGCAGGGCGGCACGGAGGACGCGATGCAAGCGGGTGCGGCGCCGGGCGCGCCCTTCGTCCTGCTCGATGCCGCCTGCTCCAGCCTCGATCTTGCCGGCGGCGAGATCGGCCGGGCGCTCGATTTTCGGCTGGCGCCGGTCGGCCGGCCGCTCGACGATCCCGCGGTGCTGCGGGTGACGCACGTGCTCGGTGCACGCGGCGTCCGGCCGCTCTCGCCGGTGCATCTTCGCGGCCGCTTCCAAGCCGACGGCGGTCTCGACCTCGGCTGGATCCGCCGCACGCGAATCGCCGGAGATTCCTGGGATGGTCTCGATGTGCCGCTCGGCGAGGAGATCGAGCGCTACCGCCTGACCATCGCCGACGATGCGGGCGCCGCGCTGGCGATGGAGACGGCGGTGCCGGCGGCGATGGTCTCTGCGGCCGCGCAGGTCGCCACCTTCGGCGCGCTGCCACCGCGGCTGACGGTGGAGGTCGCACAGCTCAGCCTCGGCTTCGGTGCCGGGACGGGGAGGCAGGCCGTGTTCGTGCGGCCGGCGTGAGGGGAACGGGAGAGAGGAGCTGGAATGACGGAAGCGAAGACCTGGTACACGTCGAAGACGATCTGGGGCGGGCTGGTGGCGCTCGGCGCGGCGCTGGCGGGACTCTTCGGCATCGATGTCGACGTGGCGCAAGGCAACGCGCTGGCGCTCGCACTGACGGATGCGGCGGCGGCGGCCGGCGCGGTGCTGGCGATCCTCGGCAGGCTTGACGCCCGCAAGACGATCGCGTGACATGACGTATGCCGGGCGCGGAAATTCCGCGCCCGGCATTCATTCGTCATTCAGCGGCTCTGCGCTACAAGGATGCTGCCCCATTCTCGGACACGCCATGACGGATCACCGCATTTCCACATTTACCGGCCTCGCTCTGGCTTTCGCCGTGCTCTGCCTCGCGCCGGCTGCGGAGGCGCGCGAGCCGGCGGCGGTGGCCCCGATGGCGCTCAGCCAGATGGTGCGCCCGGCAGGGGTTCCGGCGGTTCCCGCGTCACCGGCCCAGGCCCTCGAAGAGTCCTTCGATGTGGCACAGGCCGATTGCGCGAGCGCCGCGGCGCAGGCGGCGGCCGACAGCGGCGGCCAGGTTCTGTCGGTGTCGGCCCGCGAACAGAACGGGCGCACGGTCTGTGTCGTCACCGTGCTCGTTCCGGGCGAGGACGGCGGACGACCGCGCAAGAAGACCATCACCATTCCGCAATAGCGTCTGCCATGCCATAGGGAAGACAGGCCGTCCGGACGCTTTGGGGACGGGACCCGCCAGCGACGGACGACCATCATGCGCCTTCTCCTCGTCGAGGACGATCCGAACCTCAACCGCCAGCTCCACGAGGCGCTGGTCGGCGCCGGCTATGTCGTCGACCGCGCCTTCGATGGCGACGAGGGGCACTTCCTCGGCGATACCGAGCCCTACGACGCCATCGTCCTCGACATCGGCCTGCCCAACCTCGACGGCATCAGCGTGCTGGAGCGCTGGCGCCGCGACGGCCGCAGCATGCCGGTGCTGATCCTCACCGCGCGCGATCGCTGGAGCGACAAGGTGGCGGGGATCGACGCGGGCGCCGACGACTACGTCACGAAGCCCTTCCACATCGAGGAAGTCCTGGCCCGCGTCAGGGCGCTGATCCGGCGCGCGGCGGGCCACGCCTCGTCCGACATCAATTGCGGGCCGCTGCGGCTCGACACTAAGGCCTCGAAGGCGACGGTCAACGGCACGGCGCTGAAGCTCACCTCGCACGAATACCGGCTTCTGGCCTATCTCATGCACCACAAGGACGAGATCGTCTCGCGCACCGAGCTGATCGAGCACCTCTACGACCAGGATTTCGACCGCGACTCCAACACGATCGAAGTCTTCGTCGGGCGTCTCAGGCGCAAGATCGGCGTCGACCTCATCGAGACCGTGCGGGGGCTCGGCTACAGGATCCGCGATGAGACTGCGGGGGCCTGATTCCCTCGCCTTCCGCGTCATCGCGCTGTCCAGCCTCTGGGCCATCGCGGCGTTCACGGTCATCGGCGGGCTGATCTCCACCCTCTACGACCAGACGGCCTCGCGCGGCTTCGAGGACCTGCTCGTCGCCCATCTCTACAACCTCGTCAACACGGTCAGCGTCACGCCGGAAGGGATCCTGACCGGCACGCCCGACCTTGGCGACCTGCGCTATTCCCGTCCGCTGTCTGGCTGGTACTGGGAGGTTCTGCCGGCCGCGCCCAACACCAAGGGCCGTCTCTCCTCGGCCTCGCTCGGCAGCGCCGAAATCGTCTCCCCGAACGCCAAGGTCGCGCCCTTCGACCTCTATTATCGCCGCAACTACGAGTCCCCCGGTCTCGACGGCGAGGAGCTGAAGGTGGTCGAGACCGAGATCGTGCTCGACCAGGAAAACCGCGTCGCGCGCTTCCGCGTGATGGGCAATGCGAGCCTCCTCAACGCCGACATCGCCCAGTTCGACTGGCGGCTCGGCCTCTATCTCGGCTGCTTCGGACTCGGCTCCATCCTCATCAACGCCGTCGCCATCCTCTACGGTCTCAGGCCGCTCGTCGCCGTTCGACGCGCGCTGGGCGAGGTGAGGGCGGGTCACGAGGAGCGGTTGCGCGGCGATTTCCCGGCCGAGATCCGGCCGTTGACGCAGGAAATGAACGGCCTCATCGACAACAACCGCCGCATCGTCGAGCGCGCCCGCACCCAGGTCGGCAATCTCGCCCATTCGCTGAAGACGCCGATCGCCGTCCTCACCAACGAGGCGACGGCGATCGGCGGCGAGAAGGGGCGCCTCGTGGCCGAGCAGACCGAGAGCATGCGCTTCCAGGTGCAGCACTATCTCGACCGGGCGCGCGTGGCGGCGCAGAGCGAGGGCGTCGTCTTTCGCGCCGCCGTCGGACCGGCGCTGGAGCGCCTGGCGCGGGTGATGGCGAAGCTCAATCCGGCGCTCCGATTTGACGGGCCGACCCTTTCCGGCATGCCGCTGGTCTTTGCCGGCGAGAGCCAGGACTACGAGGAAATGGTCGGCAACCTGCTCGAGAACGCCGCCAAATGGAGCAGGAGCACCATCCGCCTGTCGGCGGTGGCGGAAGGCGGCAGCTTTCGCACGATCATCGAGGACGATGGACCGGGGCTCGGCGAGGCCGAGATCGTCGAGGCGCTGAAGCGGGGCAGGCGGCTCGACGAGAACAAGCCGGGCAGCGGCCTCGGCCTCTCCATTGTCGCGGAGACGGTGCGCGAGTACCGTGGGACGCTGACCCTGTCGCGGTCCGATCTCGGCGGCCTGAAGGCCGAAATCGTCCTGCCGCTGGTCGTTGGCCCC
Coding sequences within it:
- a CDS encoding glycoside hydrolase/phage tail family protein; amino-acid sequence: MATILLQAAGGLVGGLIGGPFGAIAGRALGALGGYALDSALFGQTRRSEGARLGASRILEADEGAGVARLYGQVIWTTRFEETRETSRQGGKGGAPKSETTTYSYAGNVAIGLCEGPIAGIRRVWADGEELDLTGITYRLHRGDETQMPDPLIEAKQGAGNAPAYRGLAYIVFERLPLEAYGNRIPQIACEVIRPVGALEEEIRAVTLIPGASEHGLDPVPMRETVRGGEDILRNRNMLFAASDIEASLDELQALCPRLERVALVVSWFGDDLRAGHCTVRPKVEVSTRDESRPWRVGETERGDALLVSRSGGGPAYGGTPGDQGVVAAIAALRGRGLAVSYYPFLMMDVPAGNGLPDPYGGTEQAAYPWRGRITLDVAPGISGSDDGTPAAAADVAAFVGTATAAQFSLEGGRVRYHGPAKWSYRRMVLHQAHLAKLAGGVDAFIIGSELRGLTRLRDGADGFPFVAALMALAAEVKLVLPDARLTYAADWSEYFGYQPADGSGDVYFNLDPLWAHPAIAMIGIDNYLPLADWRDGDADGAGPDASASPYDASALGRGIAGGEYGDWYYRSDAERAARLRTAITDGLGKPWVFRPKDLVGWWSNSHVERRGGVEVGGPTAFVPGGKPIWFTELGCPAIDKGANQPNVFLDPKSSESLLPHFSTGARDDLIQRRFLEAHLRHWDPDSAGFEEAANPVSPVYGGRMVDPAAIHLWTFDARPYPAFPGRTDVWSDGDNWRRGHWLTGRLGRAPVDALIRRLLADHGFTDVDVTGVDALVGGYVVGGPASARDALEDLLRLCGIVAMAAGGSLVFRSLSALPAARPIEVLAEEEEGPLVTVRRMEASEIPQEIVVGYSDPSRAYQSAAAEALSALAEDPRQETVELPVILEESEARGFAAALLSDRIGACETARFSLSPADIAVDVGDVVTLPATAGRWLISRIETGLTRRVEARKLPARRAGRGDETELPSPLPKVPVTASRPLVHFLDLPVPPSGRIEDAARIAIHARPFVPIAVQIAAVGGEPETRLVQSAPATVGALVSALTPGPEALLDRRTVLEVELWRGALASVTPERLLSGANLAAVRSATGEWEVLQFQDAEEIAPMRFRLSTFLRAQGGTEDAMQAGAAPGAPFVLLDAACSSLDLAGGEIGRALDFRLAPVGRPLDDPAVLRVTHVLGARGVRPLSPVHLRGRFQADGGLDLGWIRRTRIAGDSWDGLDVPLGEEIERYRLTIADDAGAALAMETAVPAAMVSAAAQVATFGALPPRLTVEVAQLSLGFGAGTGRQAVFVRPA
- a CDS encoding response regulator transcription factor, with product MRLLLVEDDPNLNRQLHEALVGAGYVVDRAFDGDEGHFLGDTEPYDAIVLDIGLPNLDGISVLERWRRDGRSMPVLILTARDRWSDKVAGIDAGADDYVTKPFHIEEVLARVRALIRRAAGHASSDINCGPLRLDTKASKATVNGTALKLTSHEYRLLAYLMHHKDEIVSRTELIEHLYDQDFDRDSNTIEVFVGRLRRKIGVDLIETVRGLGYRIRDETAGA
- a CDS encoding ATP-binding protein, yielding MRLRGPDSLAFRVIALSSLWAIAAFTVIGGLISTLYDQTASRGFEDLLVAHLYNLVNTVSVTPEGILTGTPDLGDLRYSRPLSGWYWEVLPAAPNTKGRLSSASLGSAEIVSPNAKVAPFDLYYRRNYESPGLDGEELKVVETEIVLDQENRVARFRVMGNASLLNADIAQFDWRLGLYLGCFGLGSILINAVAILYGLRPLVAVRRALGEVRAGHEERLRGDFPAEIRPLTQEMNGLIDNNRRIVERARTQVGNLAHSLKTPIAVLTNEATAIGGEKGRLVAEQTESMRFQVQHYLDRARVAAQSEGVVFRAAVGPALERLARVMAKLNPALRFDGPTLSGMPLVFAGESQDYEEMVGNLLENAAKWSRSTIRLSAVAEGGSFRTIIEDDGPGLGEAEIVEALKRGRRLDENKPGSGLGLSIVAETVREYRGTLTLSRSDLGGLKAEIVLPLVVGPETS